Proteins from one Deltaproteobacteria bacterium genomic window:
- a CDS encoding ATPase, translating into MPKKAGKGLMQKAAHMVRRKAMDPGGDPYLNKEAPKDMALCKRCGAVYHEKRWYKREDLPEKLENKPNTDLVFCPGCQKLRDKYPGGYLTIEGSFVEEHGDEIVRLIENKEDRQIYINPLEKVMDIRRRDGRIEVETTTDKLAQRIGLIIQKAFNGEITYKWSTDNRIARIVWRRDDT; encoded by the coding sequence ATGCCAAAGAAGGCTGGCAAAGGCCTTATGCAGAAGGCCGCGCACATGGTAAGGAGGAAGGCCATGGACCCTGGAGGGGATCCTTATCTAAATAAGGAAGCCCCGAAGGACATGGCCCTCTGCAAAAGGTGCGGAGCCGTATATCACGAGAAGAGGTGGTATAAGAGGGAGGACCTTCCGGAGAAGCTGGAAAATAAGCCGAATACCGACTTGGTCTTCTGCCCCGGGTGCCAGAAATTACGGGACAAGTACCCGGGCGGTTATCTCACGATAGAGGGCAGCTTCGTCGAGGAGCACGGGGACGAGATAGTGCGCCTCATAGAAAACAAGGAAGACAGGCAGATATACATAAACCCGCTTGAAAAGGTCATGGATATAAGGCGGCGCGACGGACGGATAGAAGTCGAGACCACCACCGACAAACTCGCACAGAGGATAGGCCTCATTATCCAGAAGGCGTTTAACGGCGAGATAACTTACAAATGGAGCACTGATAACAGGATCGCAAGGATCGTATGGAGGAGGGACGACACTTAG
- a CDS encoding AIR synthase family protein gives MALRPGRTGRTPGRSEKYLSAGKLPTGLLEKLLKKYSVTDPSVVVGPAIGIDSAIIDFPGEFLAAKSDPITFVAEDIGYYAVHVNANDIAVMGGTPRWFLATVLLPGGSATARMAESVFSQLRKACKDAGLSLSGGHTEITEGIDRPILVGHALGTVPRERVITAGGARQGDDIILTKGVAIEATSIIARALGDELKRTFPASFIKRCRDYIRRPGLSVVKDARVALSAGRVNSMHDPTEGGLVAGLHELSMAAGVRLVMERALIPVLPESRALSEYFRIDPLGSISSGALLLSSPPEDSMKINKALASEGIVSAIIGRVEGKGRGVRMIENGKSRALRLFDRDEITKILL, from the coding sequence ATGGCGCTAAGACCGGGACGCACAGGCAGAACGCCTGGAAGGAGCGAAAAATACCTGTCCGCGGGCAAGCTGCCGACCGGGCTCCTTGAGAAGCTACTCAAGAAGTATTCAGTTACGGACCCGAGCGTCGTCGTCGGTCCGGCAATAGGAATCGATTCCGCGATAATAGATTTCCCCGGTGAGTTCCTTGCGGCAAAATCCGACCCCATCACTTTCGTTGCCGAGGACATCGGGTATTACGCCGTTCATGTAAACGCGAACGATATTGCCGTGATGGGCGGCACACCAAGGTGGTTTCTGGCTACCGTGCTCCTGCCCGGGGGCAGTGCAACAGCCAGGATGGCGGAGAGCGTATTCTCACAACTCCGGAAGGCCTGCAAGGACGCGGGGCTTTCGCTCTCGGGCGGCCATACCGAGATTACCGAAGGAATAGACAGGCCCATACTCGTCGGCCATGCCCTGGGCACGGTGCCCAGGGAACGCGTCATAACCGCCGGAGGGGCAAGGCAGGGGGACGATATAATACTTACGAAGGGAGTAGCCATCGAGGCCACGAGCATCATAGCTAGGGCTCTAGGGGACGAGCTTAAGAGGACCTTCCCCGCTTCCTTCATAAAGAGGTGCAGGGATTATATAAGAAGGCCCGGGCTTAGCGTTGTGAAGGACGCCAGGGTGGCTCTTTCCGCCGGCAGGGTGAACTCGATGCACGACCCGACCGAGGGAGGGCTCGTGGCAGGCCTCCATGAGCTCTCAATGGCCGCGGGCGTCCGGCTTGTTATGGAGCGCGCCCTTATACCTGTGCTTCCTGAATCAAGGGCCCTCTCGGAATACTTCCGCATAGACCCGCTCGGGTCCATCTCCTCCGGGGCGCTCCTCCTCTCCTCCCCTCCGGAGGATTCCATGAAGATAAATAAGGCCCTGGCCTCCGAAGGTATAGTCTCAGCAATAATAGGCCGCGTAGAGGGCAAGGGCAGGGGCGTAAGGATGATCGAAAACGGGAAATCGAGGGCCCTTCGGCTTTTCGATAGAGACGAGATTACTAAAATATTGTTATAA
- a CDS encoding fructose-1,6-bisphosphatase, translating into MADELVTLSVFTADVGGFVGHASSHPDVLDTARERLQASRGKGKLKDFHILRCGDDLNLIISHYGGLNDRVMHGLAWDTFTACRETAEELKLYAPRRGMLEDFAGNVRSTGPGVAEIEFAERTSEPVVVFIANKTVSGSWNLPLFRVFGDPFNTSGLVSDPAMLNGFTFRVLDLREGQAIDLKTPEDLHLLLALAGSTSRYVITSVKRNTDGEIAAVISSEKYDILAGAVCAGCEPAMVVRCQAGLPAVGEAVEAFAFPFLVAGWMRYSHIGPLMPVPFYEAHATRFDGPPRVISAGFQLSGGRLIGPLDMFDDPGFDRARKVANETADYLRRHGPFRPHRLPQEELEFSSLPIVLEKVKGRFRKV; encoded by the coding sequence ATGGCTGACGAGCTGGTCACATTGAGCGTTTTCACCGCTGACGTGGGAGGGTTCGTCGGGCACGCGAGCAGCCACCCGGACGTGCTCGATACGGCAAGGGAAAGGCTCCAGGCGTCCCGGGGAAAAGGCAAGCTAAAGGACTTCCATATCCTGAGGTGCGGCGACGACCTCAATCTCATTATCTCCCACTACGGCGGGCTCAACGATAGAGTGATGCACGGGCTTGCCTGGGATACTTTTACCGCCTGCAGGGAGACGGCCGAGGAGCTCAAGCTATACGCGCCCAGGAGGGGCATGCTCGAGGACTTCGCTGGGAACGTGAGGTCCACTGGCCCCGGTGTTGCCGAAATTGAGTTTGCGGAGCGCACAAGCGAGCCTGTCGTCGTCTTCATCGCGAACAAAACAGTATCAGGCTCATGGAACCTGCCGCTTTTCAGGGTCTTCGGCGACCCTTTCAATACCTCCGGGCTCGTATCCGACCCTGCCATGCTGAACGGATTCACCTTCAGGGTGCTCGACCTGAGGGAAGGGCAGGCAATAGACCTCAAGACTCCCGAAGATCTGCACCTTCTGCTGGCACTGGCGGGCTCCACATCGAGATACGTCATAACATCCGTCAAAAGGAACACTGACGGCGAGATCGCGGCCGTCATATCCTCCGAGAAATACGACATCCTGGCCGGGGCCGTATGCGCGGGATGCGAGCCGGCGATGGTCGTAAGGTGCCAGGCGGGCCTGCCCGCTGTGGGGGAGGCGGTCGAGGCGTTCGCTTTCCCCTTTCTTGTGGCAGGCTGGATGCGGTATTCCCACATAGGCCCGCTCATGCCGGTGCCTTTTTACGAGGCTCATGCGACGAGGTTCGACGGCCCGCCCAGGGTCATCTCGGCCGGATTCCAGCTATCAGGCGGCCGCCTGATAGGTCCCCTCGATATGTTCGACGACCCTGGTTTCGACAGGGCCAGGAAGGTCGCGAACGAGACGGCTGATTACCTCCGGAGGCACGGCCCCTTTCGGCCGCACAGGCTTCCACAGGAGGAGCTCGAATTCTCCTCCCTCCCTATAGTCCTCGAAAAGGTGAAGGGAAGATTCAGGAAGGTTTAA
- a CDS encoding YtxH domain-containing protein, giving the protein MNNSKGVAMAFLLGGVIGAGLALLFAPSSGYETRRKIKDNIEDAGDWTVDRYQDARYKMAESSGKVKQFIGEKKEDLQAAFEAGKDAFQKGKERLTRES; this is encoded by the coding sequence ATGAACAACTCTAAGGGCGTGGCCATGGCTTTCCTCTTAGGCGGGGTTATAGGCGCGGGGCTTGCCCTGCTTTTCGCCCCGTCTTCCGGTTATGAGACCAGGAGGAAGATAAAGGACAACATTGAAGACGCAGGCGACTGGACCGTGGACAGGTACCAGGACGCGCGTTATAAGATGGCCGAGTCGTCGGGCAAGGTAAAGCAGTTCATCGGAGAGAAGAAAGAGGACCTCCAGGCAGCCTTCGAAGCCGGCAAAGATGCCTTTCAGAAGGGCAAGGAGCGGCTTACGAGGGAATCGTAG
- a CDS encoding DUF1328 domain-containing protein, protein MLGWALTFFIIAIIAGLLGFTGIAGAAAWIAQVLFVIALVVFLVFLFLGYSGYKKITK, encoded by the coding sequence ATGCTTGGCTGGGCTTTGACTTTCTTTATAATAGCCATAATAGCGGGGCTTTTGGGTTTCACCGGCATAGCCGGCGCGGCAGCCTGGATAGCCCAGGTCCTTTTCGTAATAGCGCTCGTCGTCTTCCTGGTTTTCCTGTTCCTCGGGTATTCCGGGTACAAGAAGATAACGAAATGA
- a CDS encoding DUF4149 domain-containing protein, whose translation MILQAAILLHILAAIFWIGGMLFLVLVIAPYLKSVPDPKAKSQIYQVVGKRYRFWGWVAIITLLVTGPVMLYYLWALPPSAIINPDLHSGFGQALAAKLALVALIVISSLVHDFWLGPRARSSPGYSNLAKIFGRTNLMIALLIVLFATYLRTGGF comes from the coding sequence ATGATACTTCAGGCAGCGATTCTCCTCCACATACTGGCCGCCATATTCTGGATAGGGGGCATGCTCTTTCTTGTGCTCGTCATTGCGCCGTATCTAAAGAGCGTGCCGGACCCAAAGGCCAAATCGCAGATATACCAGGTCGTGGGCAAGCGATACAGGTTCTGGGGCTGGGTCGCGATAATCACGCTCCTTGTGACCGGCCCTGTGATGCTCTACTATCTCTGGGCGCTCCCGCCTTCCGCCATAATCAACCCGGACCTCCATTCGGGCTTCGGGCAGGCGCTGGCCGCCAAGCTCGCCCTGGTCGCGCTTATCGTCATATCGAGCCTCGTCCACGACTTCTGGCTCGGACCCAGGGCGCGAAGCTCGCCTGGGTATTCGAATCTTGCGAAGATATTCGGGAGGACTAACCTCATGATAGCCCTCCTTATCGTCCTTTTCGCCACATATCTCCGGACCGGGGGCTTCTGA
- a CDS encoding methyltransferase domain-containing protein yields the protein MHKFNPEHLERLMSEEREKDLSPERVLREAGLRAGQAFADIGSGPGFFTIPAARIIGPTGMAFAVDTQADMLIYLRDRKNPPDNVILMKSEEYEVPLADFTADFALMAFVLHETGDKTRLLREARRILKPGGTLLLLDWEKKAEEKGPPLEERIPAGDARSFMEESGFDVVQASKLNPSHYRILARRPL from the coding sequence ATGCACAAGTTCAACCCGGAGCACCTCGAGAGGCTCATGAGCGAGGAGAGGGAGAAAGATCTCTCGCCAGAGCGGGTTTTGCGTGAGGCAGGACTCCGGGCAGGCCAGGCATTTGCCGATATAGGCTCTGGCCCCGGCTTTTTTACGATACCGGCAGCCAGGATAATTGGACCTACAGGCATGGCTTTTGCCGTCGACACGCAGGCGGATATGCTAATTTACCTCAGGGACAGGAAAAACCCTCCTGACAACGTCATCCTCATGAAATCCGAAGAGTACGAGGTCCCCCTGGCCGACTTTACAGCCGATTTCGCGCTCATGGCTTTCGTGCTCCATGAGACCGGGGACAAGACCAGGCTCCTTCGCGAGGCAAGGAGGATATTAAAGCCCGGAGGCACCCTCCTTCTCCTCGACTGGGAGAAAAAGGCCGAGGAAAAGGGCCCGCCCCTCGAAGAGCGCATACCTGCCGGGGACGCCAGGTCTTTTATGGAAGAATCCGGCTTTGACGTGGTCCAGGCTTCAAAGCTCAATCCCTCCCATTACCGAATCCTTGCAAGAAGGCCTCTCTGA
- a CDS encoding O-acetyl-ADP-ribose deacetylase: MEGARVSLVKGDITLQETDAIVNAANSRLAGGGGVDGAIHRAGGPAIMEECRKIGGCPTGSAVMTTGGKLRAKFVIHAVGPIYKDGLHNEPMLLESAYRSSLKLALEKGLKSIAFPSISTGAYGYPVEAASNVALSTVQDFIKGNKGRLDIVRFVLFSDSDHLVYSRTLRSLTE; the protein is encoded by the coding sequence ATCGAAGGCGCCAGGGTCTCTCTCGTAAAGGGGGACATCACCCTGCAGGAGACTGACGCAATCGTGAACGCCGCCAACTCCCGGCTCGCGGGCGGGGGCGGTGTGGACGGCGCGATCCACAGGGCCGGCGGCCCCGCCATAATGGAAGAGTGCAGGAAAATAGGAGGCTGCCCGACCGGGAGCGCTGTAATGACTACGGGCGGAAAGCTCCGCGCGAAATTCGTAATCCACGCGGTCGGCCCGATTTACAAGGACGGCCTCCATAACGAGCCCATGCTCCTTGAGAGCGCGTACCGCTCTAGCCTCAAGCTCGCCTTGGAAAAGGGCCTCAAGTCCATAGCCTTCCCCTCCATAAGCACCGGCGCTTACGGATACCCTGTCGAGGCGGCCTCAAACGTGGCCCTTTCAACTGTCCAGGACTTTATAAAGGGGAACAAGGGCAGGCTGGACATCGTCCGTTTCGTCCTCTTTTCCGATTCCGACCACCTCGTATACAGCCGGACCCTCCGCTCACTTACGGAATAG
- a CDS encoding rhodanese-like domain-containing protein, producing the protein MVRDLTREDLKEMMDSGESFVLVNVLDPEDFEYEHICGSINIPAPTIGRDAPNILNKDDTVVLYCSGPRCVASAIAADKLDSLGFSDIWRYEGGIKEWKEAGYCIEGQAYKGRAA; encoded by the coding sequence ATGGTCAGGGACTTGACAAGGGAAGATCTCAAGGAAATGATGGACAGCGGAGAGAGCTTTGTCCTGGTGAACGTGCTCGACCCGGAGGATTTCGAATACGAGCACATATGCGGCTCCATAAACATACCCGCCCCGACGATAGGCAGGGACGCACCGAATATCTTGAACAAGGACGATACAGTAGTCCTCTACTGCTCCGGTCCCAGGTGCGTTGCGAGCGCCATAGCGGCCGATAAGCTGGACTCCCTCGGCTTTAGCGATATCTGGAGGTACGAGGGAGGGATTAAGGAGTGGAAAGAAGCGGGATACTGCATCGAAGGACAGGCGTACAAAGGGAGGGCGGCATAG
- a CDS encoding ABC transporter permease, whose translation MSRRHQRILAYTIRHLYLYKRSLPRLMEILYWPVLDLLVWGFVTVYLSRQEGAVPGFVTFFIGALILWDLLFRSQQGISVSFLEDVWSRNLLNIFVSPLSATEYILSLLFLSTIKLVLTATVMVTLAWLLYAFNIFALGLTLVPLVLNLIVMGWAVGILTTSLILRFGQEAEVLAWGVALLFQPVSAVFYPVEVLPWFLRAVANYIPAAHIFEGMRLVLNTGEFPAREVAAAAALNFVYIVLSVLFFYWNFRVVRRKGLLAKVGE comes from the coding sequence GTGAGCCGGAGGCACCAGAGGATACTGGCCTACACCATACGCCACCTTTATCTCTATAAAAGGAGCCTCCCGAGGCTCATGGAGATTTTATACTGGCCGGTCCTGGACCTCCTTGTCTGGGGATTCGTGACCGTCTATCTATCGCGGCAAGAAGGAGCCGTCCCCGGTTTCGTGACCTTCTTCATAGGCGCGCTCATACTCTGGGACCTCCTCTTCAGGAGCCAGCAGGGCATATCCGTCTCGTTCCTCGAAGACGTCTGGTCGAGGAACCTCCTCAACATATTCGTAAGCCCGCTGAGCGCGACGGAATACATACTCTCGCTCCTTTTCCTCAGCACCATAAAGCTCGTCCTTACAGCGACTGTAATGGTCACGCTCGCGTGGCTCCTCTATGCCTTCAATATCTTCGCTCTGGGGCTTACGCTCGTGCCGCTCGTCCTTAACCTTATCGTAATGGGATGGGCGGTCGGCATACTGACCACCTCCCTGATACTCAGGTTCGGGCAGGAGGCCGAGGTGCTCGCCTGGGGTGTTGCGCTCCTGTTCCAGCCGGTCTCGGCAGTTTTCTATCCGGTCGAGGTCCTGCCGTGGTTCCTCCGCGCGGTCGCCAACTACATACCCGCGGCGCATATTTTCGAGGGCATGAGGCTCGTCCTCAATACAGGCGAGTTCCCGGCCAGGGAGGTGGCGGCCGCAGCAGCTCTGAACTTCGTCTATATAGTGCTTTCAGTCCTTTTCTTTTACTGGAACTTCAGGGTGGTGAGGAGGAAGGGGCTCCTTGCGAAGGTCGGCGAATAA
- a CDS encoding ABC transporter ATP-binding protein: protein MMSAIVEVRGLTKIFNRQKKAVDGISFEMREGEILGLIGPNGAGKTTTLQMLLGLTTPTSGEIRIFGLDIEAEREEILRQVNFSSSYISLPYSLTVEENLTVFSRLYGVRDRKERIRELLTIFEIIDIKDTPTRRLSSGQITRVCLCKALLNRPRVLFLDEPTASLDPDMADKTRSLLRKIKEEEGLSILYTSHNMKEMEEMCDRVIFMDRGRIIAVGDPESILREFGGRTLEEVFIKIARPGK, encoded by the coding sequence ATAATGAGCGCGATAGTAGAGGTAAGAGGACTAACCAAGATATTCAACAGGCAGAAGAAGGCCGTAGACGGCATCTCTTTCGAGATGCGAGAGGGCGAGATACTGGGCCTTATCGGCCCGAACGGCGCCGGTAAGACTACCACCCTCCAGATGCTCCTCGGCCTCACGACACCCACCTCCGGCGAGATAAGGATATTCGGCCTGGACATAGAAGCGGAGAGGGAGGAGATACTACGGCAGGTCAATTTCTCGTCCTCTTATATCTCGCTACCATATTCGCTTACCGTCGAGGAGAACCTGACGGTCTTCTCCCGCCTCTATGGCGTGAGGGACAGGAAGGAGAGGATAAGGGAACTCCTCACCATCTTCGAGATAATCGACATAAAGGACACGCCCACGCGGAGGCTCTCTTCCGGCCAGATAACGAGGGTGTGCCTATGCAAGGCGCTCCTCAACAGGCCCAGGGTGCTCTTCCTTGACGAGCCCACTGCGAGCCTCGACCCCGACATGGCAGACAAGACGCGCAGCCTTCTTAGAAAAATAAAGGAGGAGGAGGGGCTCTCAATCCTCTATACCTCCCACAATATGAAGGAGATGGAAGAGATGTGCGACAGGGTGATATTCATGGACAGGGGGCGGATAATCGCGGTCGGCGACCCGGAGAGCATACTCCGGGAGTTCGGGGGCAGGACCCTTGAGGAGGTGTTCATAAAAATAGCGAGGCCAGGAAAGTGA
- a CDS encoding site-2 protease family protein, translating to MNGRGIKLLKVLGIQVSIDYTWFIIFAIFAWSLAYGYFPFTLPGLGPGTYVIMGIVSALLLFACVLIHEISHSYTANRLALDIREITLFIFGGVAQLTKEPEDAKTELKIAIAGPAASLVLAIFFWISSRAVSGETYPVLNSILGYLALINLVLLIFNMIPGFPLDGGRVFRALWWLKTGDLNRATRVASDIGKGFALFLIVAGFMQIFVGNFIGGLWFVLIGVFVRQAAESGYQQVVIKRALEGLKVKDLMSSPVITVSEDKTVSEAVENYFFRHHHASYPVTSNGHIAGLLTLNNVRSVEKAKWSGTRVGEVMEKLGPEDSLSPEDNALDALTRMMGNNHIGRFPVIKKNGELVGIISRRDIMKMLEFKAGLEK from the coding sequence ATGAACGGCAGGGGAATAAAACTCCTCAAGGTGCTCGGCATACAGGTATCGATCGACTATACCTGGTTCATAATCTTCGCCATCTTCGCCTGGTCGCTCGCCTACGGCTATTTCCCTTTCACGCTCCCCGGCCTGGGTCCCGGCACTTACGTGATCATGGGCATTGTCTCGGCCCTGCTCCTCTTCGCCTGCGTCCTGATCCACGAGATATCGCATTCATACACGGCTAACAGGCTGGCCCTGGACATACGGGAGATAACACTTTTCATATTCGGCGGTGTCGCGCAGCTCACAAAAGAGCCGGAGGACGCGAAGACCGAACTGAAGATCGCCATAGCAGGGCCGGCGGCAAGCCTGGTGCTCGCGATATTCTTCTGGATAAGCTCCCGCGCGGTAAGCGGCGAAACCTACCCGGTCCTCAACTCCATACTGGGCTATCTCGCCCTCATAAACCTGGTCCTTCTGATATTCAACATGATACCCGGTTTCCCGCTAGACGGCGGCAGGGTCTTCAGGGCCCTCTGGTGGCTCAAGACCGGCGACCTGAACAGGGCCACTAGGGTGGCGAGCGACATAGGAAAGGGGTTCGCCCTATTCCTAATAGTCGCGGGCTTCATGCAGATATTCGTGGGGAACTTCATAGGAGGGCTCTGGTTCGTGCTCATCGGCGTTTTCGTCAGGCAGGCCGCGGAAAGCGGCTACCAGCAGGTCGTGATAAAGAGGGCGCTCGAAGGGCTTAAGGTCAAGGACCTCATGTCCTCGCCCGTCATTACCGTGAGCGAGGACAAGACCGTCTCGGAAGCGGTGGAGAACTATTTTTTCAGGCACCACCACGCGAGCTATCCCGTCACCTCGAACGGCCATATAGCCGGGCTTCTGACCCTGAATAACGTAAGGTCGGTCGAGAAGGCGAAATGGAGCGGTACAAGGGTGGGCGAGGTCATGGAGAAGCTCGGCCCCGAGGACTCGCTCAGCCCCGAAGACAACGCCCTTGACGCCCTCACAAGGATGATGGGCAATAACCATATAGGGCGCTTTCCGGTCATCAAAAAAAACGGCGAGCTCGTGGGCATAATATCGAGGCGCGACATAATGAAGATGCTCGAGTTCAAGGCCGGCCTGGAAAAATAG
- a CDS encoding EamA family transporter produces the protein MDKSFIFAVLAALVWGLAPAFEKIGLKGPIDPFLGVFIRTIPIAAIVVAGVFFMGRMGEVANVDLRSALFLAAGGVLAGLLGQFAFYSALKAGEASVVVPVAATYPLVALFVSVLFLGEAFTLQKLAGIALVVGGVVLLK, from the coding sequence ATGGACAAATCGTTTATCTTCGCCGTGCTCGCGGCCCTGGTATGGGGCCTCGCGCCGGCATTTGAGAAGATCGGCCTCAAGGGGCCCATAGACCCGTTCCTGGGCGTATTCATAAGGACGATACCTATAGCGGCCATAGTCGTCGCCGGGGTCTTTTTCATGGGGAGGATGGGCGAGGTAGCGAATGTCGACTTGAGGAGCGCGCTTTTCCTGGCGGCAGGCGGCGTGCTTGCGGGCCTTTTGGGCCAGTTCGCGTTCTACTCCGCCTTGAAGGCCGGTGAGGCGTCGGTCGTGGTGCCGGTCGCCGCGACCTATCCGCTAGTGGCCCTCTTCGTCTCGGTCCTTTTCCTGGGCGAGGCGTTTACATTGCAGAAGCTTGCCGGGATAGCCCTCGTGGTGGGGGGAGTGGTGCTCCTCAAATAG
- a CDS encoding carbonic anhydrase family protein, producing MSLPSAGLMAADKHGPHWSYEGEHGPEHWGHMSKEFQACSEGKTQSPIDLSNAAPEALSKIEFKYGSSKLNIVNNGHTVQVNYDGGSSIAVDGSEYGLVQFHFHTPSEHTVDGKSYGNEIHLVHKNGKGQLAVVGVLIEEGSENPAYSAIWSNLPAKAGEKKSVEASINAGELIPSESGYFTYSGSLTTPPCSESVKWIVLKKPIQMSAAQIKEISDIMSKNNRPVQPLNERVLKVSQ from the coding sequence TTGAGCCTTCCGTCCGCCGGCCTCATGGCGGCGGACAAGCACGGCCCGCACTGGTCCTACGAGGGGGAGCACGGCCCCGAGCATTGGGGGCATATGTCAAAGGAGTTCCAGGCCTGTTCCGAGGGGAAGACGCAGTCCCCCATAGACCTCTCGAACGCAGCGCCCGAGGCGCTCTCTAAAATAGAGTTCAAGTACGGCTCCTCCAAGCTCAATATCGTGAACAACGGCCACACCGTTCAGGTTAACTATGACGGGGGCAGCTCGATAGCCGTGGACGGCTCCGAGTACGGCCTTGTGCAGTTCCATTTCCATACGCCGAGCGAGCACACGGTCGACGGGAAATCATACGGGAACGAGATACACCTCGTGCACAAAAACGGCAAGGGCCAGCTCGCGGTCGTCGGCGTCCTTATAGAGGAAGGGTCGGAGAACCCGGCCTACAGCGCGATATGGTCCAACCTCCCGGCAAAGGCCGGAGAGAAGAAGTCGGTCGAGGCGAGCATAAACGCCGGCGAGCTTATCCCTTCGGAGAGCGGATATTTCACCTACTCCGGGTCGCTTACCACCCCTCCCTGCAGCGAGAGCGTCAAGTGGATAGTGCTCAAGAAACCCATACAGATGTCGGCTGCCCAGATAAAAGAGATAAGTGACATAATGAGCAAGAACAACAGGCCCGTGCAGCCCCTGAACGAGAGGGTCCTGAAGGTAAGTCAGTAG
- a CDS encoding transcription elongation factor GreA, with protein sequence MHELPIIKQLKEELQKVERELRVDVPKELQKAAAHGDLRENAEYEAAKHRQSFLQARAAHLSARINTLSSLKLDDIPRGSAGFGSRIHLEDLATGEEAIFELVTPEEVDPRNGKISVSSPIGKALLNKGVGDEVVVSLPSGRKEYEVTEIYTLHDLLFRKADR encoded by the coding sequence ATGCACGAGCTTCCGATAATAAAACAGCTCAAGGAGGAGCTTCAGAAGGTGGAGAGAGAGCTCAGGGTCGATGTGCCCAAGGAGCTCCAGAAGGCCGCCGCGCACGGCGATCTGCGCGAGAACGCGGAATATGAAGCAGCCAAGCACAGGCAGTCGTTCCTGCAGGCACGCGCCGCGCACCTTTCCGCCAGAATAAATACGCTTAGCTCGCTTAAGCTCGACGACATACCCAGGGGCTCCGCAGGCTTCGGCTCGAGGATACACCTCGAGGACCTCGCAACCGGCGAGGAGGCCATATTCGAGCTCGTCACGCCCGAGGAGGTGGACCCGAGGAACGGGAAGATATCCGTGAGCTCTCCAATCGGCAAGGCCCTCTTGAACAAGGGCGTCGGGGACGAGGTGGTGGTGAGCCTGCCTTCGGGCAGGAAGGAATACGAGGTGACCGAAATATACACTCTCCATGACCTGCTCTTCAGGAAGGCCGACAGGTAG